One Mycobacteriales bacterium DNA segment encodes these proteins:
- a CDS encoding histidine kinase N-terminal domain-containing protein — translation MGDLVRRRTALDPADLDWLHRLVGEWQLLADLSFADLLLWVPLTGGPGRRFIAVAQLRPTTAPTAYQEDRVGQVVADRPQLWAAFEEGRIHREGDPEWGGGSPVREEAIPVRHADRVIAVIGRDTNLAAARTPSRLDIAYLQSASDLASMIADGTFPYPADGAADQAGPRVGDGLMRLDGDGVVVFASPNAVSAYRRLGFAGDLLGRDLGALTETLAPAADPIDRPVTAVATAREPRTGDIETAGATVQLRALPLRIGGRHIGAIVLVHDVTELRRRDRQLISKDATIREIHHRVKNNLQTVAALLRLQARRLSVPEARLALEESVRRVSSIAVVHETLSLTFDEAVGFDAIADRVLALVRDVAAGDEAVRVVREGSFGVLPAALATPLAMVMTELVQNAVEHGFPTGQGGLVRVRPARTGRRLVVEVVDDGAGLPPGFALGASPQLGLQIVRTLIEGELGGVLSVGPGREGGTRAAIDVPILNDTLPATR, via the coding sequence ATGGGGGATCTGGTCCGGAGGCGGACCGCGCTCGACCCGGCCGACCTCGACTGGCTGCACCGGCTGGTGGGGGAGTGGCAGCTGCTGGCCGACCTGTCATTCGCGGATCTGCTGCTCTGGGTCCCGCTGACCGGAGGCCCGGGCCGGCGCTTCATCGCCGTCGCGCAGTTGCGCCCCACCACCGCACCGACCGCCTACCAGGAGGACCGGGTCGGGCAGGTCGTCGCCGACCGGCCGCAACTGTGGGCGGCGTTCGAGGAGGGGCGGATCCACCGGGAGGGCGATCCGGAGTGGGGCGGCGGATCGCCGGTCCGGGAGGAGGCGATCCCGGTCCGCCACGCTGACCGGGTGATCGCGGTCATCGGCCGCGACACCAACCTGGCGGCTGCCCGCACGCCCAGCCGGCTGGACATCGCCTACCTGCAAAGCGCCAGCGACCTGGCAAGCATGATCGCCGACGGGACGTTCCCGTATCCGGCGGACGGCGCGGCCGATCAGGCCGGCCCGCGGGTCGGTGACGGGCTGATGCGTCTCGACGGTGACGGGGTCGTCGTGTTCGCCAGCCCGAATGCGGTCTCGGCCTACCGGCGCCTCGGCTTCGCCGGCGATCTGCTGGGCCGGGATCTGGGTGCACTGACCGAAACGCTCGCGCCGGCCGCCGATCCGATCGACCGGCCAGTCACTGCCGTGGCGACCGCCCGGGAGCCCCGGACCGGTGATATCGAGACCGCCGGCGCGACCGTGCAGCTCCGGGCGCTCCCGCTGCGGATCGGGGGGCGGCACATCGGAGCGATCGTGCTCGTCCACGACGTCACCGAGCTGCGTCGCCGGGACCGTCAGCTCATCTCGAAGGACGCCACGATCCGGGAGATCCACCACCGGGTGAAGAACAACCTCCAGACCGTGGCGGCGCTGCTGCGCCTCCAGGCGCGCCGGTTGTCCGTGCCGGAGGCTCGACTGGCCCTCGAGGAGTCGGTTCGCCGGGTGAGCTCGATCGCTGTCGTGCACGAGACGCTGTCGCTCACCTTCGACGAGGCGGTCGGCTTCGATGCGATCGCCGACCGGGTGCTCGCCCTGGTCCGCGACGTCGCCGCCGGGGACGAGGCGGTCCGCGTGGTCCGGGAGGGCAGCTTCGGGGTCCTGCCGGCGGCGCTGGCCACGCCGCTGGCGATGGTGATGACCGAGCTCGTGCAGAACGCGGTCGAGCATGGTTTCCCGACCGGTCAGGGCGGCCTCGTGCGCGTCCGGCCGGCTCGGACCGGTCGCCGACTGGTCGTCGAGGTGGTCGACGACGGGGCGGGCCTGCCGCCCGGGTTCGCCCTCGGGGCCTCCCCCCAGCTCGGGCTCCAGATCGTCCGAACGCTGATCGAGGGCGAGCTCGGTGGGGTGCTCAGCGTCGGCCCGGGTCGAGAGGGTGGCACCCGCGCCGCCATCGACGTTCCGATCCTCAACGACACCCTCCCGGCAACCCGCTGA
- a CDS encoding anti-sigma regulatory factor encodes MIQDSAAPRPSGALVPDLVTISLPAAGAYLSVLRTATAGLAARLDFTLDEIEDLRIAVDEACAMLLSQALPGADLDCRFELGADTMAVSVAVLTQDGLEPSRDTFAWTVLSALAGEVDAEADVDQRVTIRLRKRRGAAATG; translated from the coding sequence ATGATCCAGGACTCGGCAGCGCCGCGCCCGAGCGGCGCGCTGGTACCCGACCTCGTGACGATCTCGCTGCCGGCCGCGGGTGCCTACCTGTCGGTTCTGCGGACCGCGACCGCGGGGCTCGCGGCGCGCCTGGATTTCACCCTGGATGAGATCGAGGACCTGCGGATCGCCGTGGACGAGGCCTGCGCCATGCTGCTTTCCCAGGCCCTCCCGGGAGCCGATCTCGACTGCCGGTTCGAGCTGGGCGCGGACACCATGGCGGTCTCCGTCGCGGTGCTCACCCAGGACGGCCTGGAACCGTCCCGAGACACGTTCGCCTGGACCGTCCTGTCGGCGCTCGCCGGCGAGGTCGACGCGGAAGCCGACGTCGACCAGCGGGTGACGATCCGGCTGCGCAAGCGGCGTGGCGCCGCCGCGACCGGATGA
- a CDS encoding diacylglycerol kinase family protein encodes MRALLVVNPKATATTARGRDILSRALGSDLKLDVAETERRGHARVLARQAVRDEFDLVVALGGDGTVNECVNGLLDDGPGSTALAVVPGGGANVFARTLGLPLDPVEATSAVLEALRAGRSRRIGVGRADDRHFTFTAGLGLDAAAVHSVDRARRRGRRSTPQRYLRAAVNRYLLATDRRHPAITFEPTGGEPVPGLFVAIVSNCSPWTYFGDRPVYTSPRASYDDGLDLFAMRRLGVPSVTRAGLGMLSARQIGPRGRAAVHRHDLAGFRLIAERPLDFQVDGEYLGERQAVSFTACPGALRVIA; translated from the coding sequence ATGCGCGCGTTGCTGGTCGTCAACCCGAAGGCCACCGCAACGACGGCACGCGGGCGCGACATCCTCTCCCGGGCGCTCGGAAGCGATCTCAAGCTCGACGTCGCGGAGACCGAGCGGCGAGGGCACGCCCGGGTGCTCGCGCGCCAGGCGGTCCGCGACGAGTTCGACCTCGTGGTCGCACTCGGCGGCGACGGCACGGTCAACGAATGCGTCAACGGGCTGCTCGACGACGGCCCCGGGTCCACCGCGCTGGCCGTCGTGCCCGGGGGCGGCGCGAACGTTTTCGCGCGCACGCTCGGGCTGCCCCTGGACCCGGTGGAGGCGACGAGCGCGGTGCTCGAGGCGCTCCGGGCCGGCCGGAGCCGGCGGATCGGCGTCGGGCGCGCGGACGACCGTCACTTCACCTTCACCGCCGGCCTCGGACTCGACGCCGCAGCGGTCCACTCCGTGGATCGCGCCCGACGGCGCGGCCGGCGCTCGACACCGCAGCGCTATCTGCGCGCCGCGGTGAACCGCTACCTGCTCGCCACCGACCGCCGGCACCCCGCGATCACCTTCGAGCCGACCGGCGGCGAACCGGTGCCTGGCCTGTTCGTCGCCATCGTCTCCAACTGCTCACCATGGACCTACTTCGGCGATCGCCCGGTCTACACCAGCCCGCGGGCGAGCTACGACGACGGGCTCGACCTGTTCGCGATGCGCCGCCTCGGCGTGCCGTCCGTGACCCGAGCGGGGCTCGGGATGCTCTCCGCGCGGCAGATCGGCCCGCGGGGCCGGGCGGCTGTGCACCGTCACGACCTGGCCGGCTTCCGACTCATCGCCGAGCGCCCGTTGGACTTCCAGGTGGACGGCGAGTATCTCGGGGAACGGCAGGCCGTGAGCTTCACCGCCTGCCCGGGCGCGCTTCGCGTGATCGCCTGA
- a CDS encoding biotin/lipoyl-binding carrier protein: MADEIRAEMVANVWKVVVAAGDQVEDGDTLVILESMKMEIPVVAESSGTVQELRVAEGDVVQEGDVIAVIG, encoded by the coding sequence GTGGCCGACGAGATTCGTGCCGAGATGGTCGCCAACGTCTGGAAGGTCGTCGTTGCCGCGGGCGACCAGGTCGAGGACGGTGACACGCTGGTCATCCTGGAGTCGATGAAGATGGAGATACCGGTCGTCGCGGAGAGCAGCGGGACGGTGCAGGAGCTCCGGGTCGCCGAAGGCGACGTCGTCCAGGAGGGTGATGTCATCGCGGTGATCGGCTAG
- a CDS encoding PilT/PilU family type 4a pilus ATPase, which produces MTSVTTIEPFLRALVECGGSDLHCKVGSPPRVRIDGRLRKLQTRDLTAADTEKMVTEVLRADLIEEFQRSNEADFAYSMPGVGRFRVNAFRSRGSAGLVFRRVSVGAIPLDELGLPVVLGGLALEPRGLVLVTGPTGSGKTTTLAGMVDHINANRECHVVTIEDPIEILHFDKLAMINQREVRVDTEDFAVALRAAMRQDPDVILVGEMRDQETVKSALAASETGHFVMSTLHTTDAQETINRIIDFFPPHEQKQVRLSLAGSLRGILCQRLVPRADGEGRCVAMEVCINTGRIADAIADPEKTSTINSLIAEGGFYGMQTFDQHLVAFLRDGVVTLDAAMAASTSPHDLTVELRRLGLVA; this is translated from the coding sequence GTGACCTCTGTGACGACGATCGAGCCGTTCCTGCGGGCTCTCGTGGAATGCGGTGGCTCCGACCTGCACTGCAAGGTCGGCTCGCCGCCGAGGGTGCGTATCGACGGCCGGCTCCGCAAGCTACAGACGCGGGACCTGACCGCCGCCGACACCGAGAAGATGGTGACCGAGGTCCTCCGGGCCGACCTCATCGAGGAGTTCCAGCGGTCCAACGAGGCTGACTTCGCCTACTCGATGCCCGGGGTGGGCCGGTTCCGGGTCAACGCGTTCCGATCGCGTGGTTCGGCCGGGCTGGTTTTCCGCCGGGTGAGCGTCGGGGCGATCCCGCTGGACGAGCTCGGCCTACCCGTCGTGCTGGGCGGCCTCGCCCTCGAGCCCCGCGGGCTCGTCCTGGTCACCGGGCCGACCGGATCGGGGAAGACCACGACGCTCGCCGGCATGGTCGACCACATCAACGCCAACCGCGAATGCCACGTGGTGACGATCGAGGATCCGATCGAGATCCTGCACTTCGACAAGCTCGCGATGATCAACCAGCGGGAGGTTCGGGTAGACACCGAGGACTTCGCGGTCGCCCTGCGCGCCGCGATGCGCCAGGATCCCGACGTCATCCTGGTCGGAGAGATGCGCGACCAGGAGACGGTCAAGTCCGCGCTCGCGGCATCGGAGACCGGTCACTTCGTGATGTCGACCCTGCACACGACCGACGCGCAGGAGACGATCAACCGGATCATCGACTTCTTCCCGCCGCACGAGCAGAAGCAGGTCCGGCTCTCGCTGGCCGGCTCGCTGCGGGGCATCCTCTGCCAGCGGCTGGTTCCCCGAGCCGACGGCGAGGGCCGCTGTGTCGCGATGGAGGTCTGCATCAACACCGGACGGATCGCGGACGCCATCGCCGACCCGGAGAAGACCTCGACGATCAACTCGTTGATCGCCGAGGGCGGCTTCTACGGCATGCAGACCTTCGACCAGCACCTGGTGGCCTTCCTGCGCGACGGGGTCGTCACCCTCGACGCGGCCATGGCGGCCTCGACGAGCCCGCACGACCTCACGGTCGAGCTGCGCCGGCTCGGCCTCGTCGCCTGA
- a CDS encoding GNAT family N-acetyltransferase, whose translation MTDAGPPVVVRTATPADFPAVAELTVRVYVDGGFTGASYAPRLADAAGRAAAGDLLVAEDPATRAIVGTASLFGWQAGPEWSERAGPGEAVLRMLAVDEAARGRGIGAALTRSAIVRARRMGCHRLRLLTQPNMQAAHRLYQRLGFERAPDLDWEPEPGIPLIGYRYQL comes from the coding sequence ATGACCGACGCCGGGCCGCCGGTCGTCGTTCGGACCGCGACCCCGGCGGACTTCCCCGCGGTCGCGGAGCTCACCGTCCGGGTCTACGTCGACGGCGGCTTCACCGGCGCCAGCTATGCGCCGCGGCTCGCCGATGCGGCCGGGCGGGCGGCCGCCGGGGACCTGCTGGTCGCCGAGGACCCCGCGACCCGCGCCATCGTCGGCACCGCGAGCCTGTTCGGGTGGCAGGCCGGGCCGGAGTGGAGCGAGCGGGCCGGACCGGGTGAGGCGGTGCTGCGGATGCTCGCCGTCGACGAGGCGGCGCGTGGCCGCGGGATCGGTGCGGCGCTCACCCGCAGCGCGATCGTCCGGGCCCGGCGGATGGGCTGCCACCGGCTGCGGCTGCTGACCCAGCCGAACATGCAGGCCGCCCATCGGCTCTACCAGCGGTTGGGCTTCGAACGGGCTCCGGACCTCGACTGGGAGCCGGAGCCGGGGATCCCGCTGATCGGCTACCGCTACCAGCTGTAG
- the bioB gene encoding biotin synthase BioB yields the protein MADCRLVTVLDTARRQVLDAGQGLSAEQALECLRLPDDRLDELLQLAHEVRQRWCGPAVEVEGIVSVKTGGCPEDCHFCSQSGRFDSPVRAAWLDVDELVRAAVETAATGASEFCIVAAVRGPDRKLMDQIAAAVAAIHAAVDIQVACSLGILTREQAAELAGCGVHRYNHNLETARSHFPAVVTTHTWAERWDTATMVRDAGMQLCCGGIIGMGETVEQRAEFAGQLAELAPHEVPLNFLNPRPGTPFADYPLVTTRDALRTIATYRLALPRTILRYAGGREVTLGDLGTAAGLLGGINAIIVGNYLTTLGRSPGEDLALLGELGMPIQAVGHTV from the coding sequence CTGGCAGACTGTCGGCTCGTGACCGTCCTCGACACTGCGCGCCGCCAGGTCCTCGACGCCGGCCAGGGCCTGTCCGCGGAACAGGCGCTCGAATGTCTCCGGCTGCCCGACGATCGGCTCGATGAGCTGCTCCAGCTCGCCCACGAGGTCCGGCAGCGGTGGTGCGGGCCGGCCGTCGAGGTCGAGGGGATCGTCAGCGTCAAGACCGGCGGCTGCCCGGAGGACTGCCACTTCTGCTCGCAGTCGGGCCGGTTCGACTCGCCGGTTCGGGCCGCCTGGCTCGACGTGGACGAACTGGTCCGGGCGGCGGTGGAGACGGCCGCGACCGGGGCGAGCGAGTTCTGCATCGTGGCGGCGGTCCGCGGACCCGACCGGAAGCTGATGGACCAGATCGCGGCCGCCGTCGCCGCCATTCACGCCGCGGTCGACATCCAGGTCGCCTGCTCGCTCGGAATACTCACCCGGGAGCAGGCGGCGGAGCTCGCCGGGTGCGGCGTGCACCGCTACAACCACAACCTGGAAACCGCCCGATCGCACTTCCCGGCCGTCGTGACCACGCACACCTGGGCCGAGCGCTGGGACACCGCCACGATGGTCCGCGACGCCGGCATGCAGCTGTGCTGCGGCGGGATCATCGGGATGGGCGAGACCGTCGAGCAGCGGGCCGAGTTCGCCGGGCAACTCGCCGAGCTCGCGCCGCACGAGGTGCCGCTGAACTTTCTGAACCCCCGCCCGGGCACCCCGTTCGCCGACTACCCGCTGGTCACCACCAGGGACGCGTTGCGGACGATCGCCACCTATCGCCTCGCCCTGCCCCGGACGATCCTGCGCTACGCCGGCGGCCGGGAGGTCACCCTGGGCGATCTCGGCACGGCCGCCGGCCTGCTCGGCGGTATCAACGCGATCATCGTGGGCAACTACCTCACCACCCTGGGCCGTTCGCCAGGCGAAGACCTCGCCCTGCTCGGGGAGCTCGGCATGCCCATTCAGGCGGTGGGGCACACGGTATGA
- a CDS encoding WhiB family transcriptional regulator codes for MDWRHAAACRDEDPELFFPIGNTGPALLQIEDAKAVCRRCPETEPCLQWAIETGQDAGVWGGLSEDERRALRRRGARARAHTA; via the coding sequence ATGGACTGGCGACACGCCGCCGCCTGCCGTGACGAGGATCCCGAACTGTTCTTCCCGATCGGGAACACCGGGCCGGCCCTCCTCCAGATCGAGGACGCCAAGGCCGTCTGCCGGCGCTGCCCGGAGACCGAACCGTGCCTCCAGTGGGCGATCGAGACCGGCCAGGATGCCGGGGTCTGGGGCGGGCTGTCCGAGGACGAGCGCCGGGCCCTGCGCCGGCGCGGCGCCCGGGCCCGGGCGCACACCGCCTGA
- a CDS encoding RNA polymerase sigma factor SigF: MTDNPPEVEVEVELVVEPDLIEVTGRARAPHDRSYARAQFARLADLAPEDPQRPRIRDELVELHLPLVEYLARRFRNRGEPLDDLVQVATIGLIKSVDRFDLERGVEFSTYATPTIVGEIKRHFRDKGWAIRVPRRLQELKLQLTKATGELSQTIGRSPTVAELANFLGISEEEVLEGLESANAYSAISLDAPDGGNEDAPAVADSLGALDDSLEGVEYRESLKPLLERLPPREKRILLLRFFRNMTQSQIATELGISQMHVSRLLARTLAQLREGLLSDE, encoded by the coding sequence ATGACCGACAATCCGCCCGAGGTCGAGGTCGAGGTCGAGTTGGTCGTCGAGCCCGACCTGATCGAGGTCACCGGCCGGGCCCGGGCGCCGCACGATCGGAGCTACGCGCGCGCCCAGTTCGCCCGGCTCGCGGACCTGGCTCCCGAGGATCCCCAGCGGCCCCGGATTCGCGACGAGCTGGTCGAGCTGCACCTCCCCCTCGTCGAGTACCTCGCCCGCCGGTTCCGCAACCGCGGGGAACCTCTCGACGACCTGGTCCAGGTCGCCACGATCGGTCTGATCAAGAGCGTCGACCGTTTCGACCTGGAGCGAGGGGTCGAGTTCTCCACCTACGCGACCCCGACGATCGTCGGCGAGATCAAGCGGCACTTCCGGGACAAGGGCTGGGCGATCCGGGTACCGCGCCGGCTTCAGGAGCTCAAGCTTCAGCTCACCAAGGCCACCGGCGAGCTCTCGCAGACCATCGGGCGCTCGCCGACGGTGGCCGAGCTTGCGAACTTCCTCGGGATCAGCGAGGAGGAGGTGCTCGAGGGACTGGAGTCGGCAAACGCCTACTCGGCGATCTCCCTCGACGCGCCGGACGGCGGCAACGAGGACGCCCCGGCGGTGGCCGACAGTCTCGGCGCGCTGGACGACTCGCTCGAGGGGGTCGAGTACCGGGAGTCGCTCAAGCCGCTTCTGGAGCGGCTGCCCCCTCGCGAGAAGCGAATCCTGTTGCTCCGTTTCTTCCGCAACATGACCCAGTCGCAGATCGCCACCGAGCTCGGGATCTCCCAGATGCACGTGTCCCGGTTGCTCGCCCGGACCCTGGCCCAGCTGCGCGAAGGCCTGCTCAGCGACGAGTGA
- a CDS encoding GNAT family N-acetyltransferase, translated as MSIRPATAADVPVIADLIRDLAAYERAADEVRITEADLARHLFGENPVAFAHVAISSNEILAGFSLAFLTFSTWLGRPGIYLEDLFVRPECRGQGLGRGLMRALARTAVKRGYGRLDWAALDWNTPAIDFYRELGAVPLEEWTTFRLTGPALVALAEDPAPGKPPPPV; from the coding sequence ATGAGCATCCGCCCGGCGACCGCAGCCGACGTCCCGGTCATCGCCGACCTGATCCGCGACCTTGCCGCCTACGAACGCGCAGCCGACGAAGTGCGGATCACCGAGGCCGATCTCGCCCGTCACCTGTTCGGCGAAAATCCGGTGGCCTTCGCGCACGTCGCCATCTCCTCTAACGAGATTCTCGCCGGTTTCTCCCTCGCTTTCCTCACTTTTTCCACGTGGCTGGGACGTCCCGGGATCTATCTGGAGGATCTGTTCGTCCGCCCGGAGTGCCGCGGTCAGGGGTTGGGGCGCGGGCTGATGCGCGCGCTGGCCCGCACCGCCGTCAAGCGCGGCTACGGGCGCCTCGACTGGGCCGCCCTCGACTGGAACACCCCGGCAATCGACTTCTACCGGGAGCTCGGCGCGGTGCCGCTCGAGGAGTGGACGACCTTCCGGCTCACCGGTCCGGCGCTGGTGGCGTTGGCGGAAGACCCCGCCCCCGGCAAACCTCCCCCACCGGTGTGA